The Balaenoptera acutorostrata chromosome 2, mBalAcu1.1, whole genome shotgun sequence genomic sequence GGGCCATCCTTTCTAAGGATACTCTTCACGACGGACCAAACTGTATTATGGCTTTTTGCTATCCTCCCTGACATCTCCAGTTCGTGCATGGTCTGCAGCCGGCACTTCACGAGCTCAGTGGGGCACAGGGCCAGCGCGGCAAACGCAGAGGCGACGGAACCGGCGGCCGCAGTCTGCAGATCATTCAGCTTCGCCTGCTTGTCCAATCCAACCACTTTCCTCACGAATTGTTGGCAGAAGCCGTAGCACAAGAAGAGGACTGAGTTCTCGGCGACGTAGGCCATCAGCGCTGGCCCGGTCCCTTTGTAGAAGCCCCGCAAGCCCACCTGAGAGTACGTCTTCAGGCCACAGTCGGCGAGGCCCTTGTACAGGCCAGGGAACGTCTGCATCTTCACCTTCATTGTGTCGAAGGGCTGCCCGGTCAGGACGCATGCTGTGCCCCCAAGGGCCCCCGCGGTGAGGTCGATGGCGGCTTGGATGGCAGGATTGGATTTCATGTTCGCCCACTCTCTGCTGGTCTCCGAGGAAGGGAACTCTCTGGAGCTTAGGAGGGCGTCCCGTGTCCCGCCTGCTCTTGGCTCTCTCTGCGGGGCGGGAGAAGCCGCTTAACTCCACACTAGGCCGCGGGCCGCCCTCCCCACGCACTGCAATAACCCCCGGCCCGCGGGCCCGCGCGCACCTCTCCTGGCACCCTGCAGCCGCCGCGTCTGCGCCCTAAACCCGTCAGCCGCCCGCCCGCTCGCTCCGCGCCGCCCGGCCGTCCCAGCGCCTGCGGGCCCCGGGGCAGACTAGAGAAACACTTCTAATGAATCTCAATACAGCAATAGAAAGCTGTCCGATAAATTCCTGCGATTACGGCCAGAAACTCTAGGCGCTGCTGCGGCGGAGGAAGACATGCCTTCCTGTTCGGCTAGAGACCCCCGCCTCCCAACTCCCGGCAAAACAAAATGGGAGGTGCTTGATCGCGCCTGGGGTCAAAGGGTCAATCTACAGAGACAAAGGTTTAAAATAGGGAAAATGAACAAACACTTGGGGGGTTTTACCTGACAATCGGTGGCTCCTTCGGATCAGAAAACCCTTAATCGTCTCCGGAGAGGAATGGCGGCTCCACAAAGGTGCGGGCCGCCGCGCCTCTCCAGGTGTCGCTCTTTGCTCGCCGAGGGTACGCCGGGGGAGGCCGGAGGCGGGCAGATCCCCTATTTCGTGGTAACATCGCCGGGGATCCTGGCCTGAAGCCCTGCGAGCTGGTGGGACGCAGGGCCCTCGTTACTTCTAGAGGTAAGTCAAGGCCT encodes the following:
- the LOC103010362 gene encoding mitochondrial ornithine transporter 2 produces the protein MKSNPAIQAAIDLTAGALGGTACVLTGQPFDTMKVKMQTFPGLYKGLADCGLKTYSQVGLRGFYKGTGPALMAYVAENSVLFLCYGFCQQFVRKVVGLDKQAKLNDLQTAAAGSVASAFAALALCPTELVKCRLQTMHELEMSGRIAKSHNTVWSVVKSILRKDGPLGFYHGLTSTLFQVVPGYFFFFGGYELSRSFFASDGSKDELGPVPLMLSGGIAGICLWLVIYPVDCIKSRIQVLSMFGKQAGFIRTLLSVVKNEGVAALYSGLKATLIRAFPANAALFLAYEYSRKMMMSQFEAH